The nucleotide sequence CTAGTTGTCTTGTTAGTGTTATAAGAGCTGAGATTGTAAAGCAATGGACACCGGACTAAAACTACACATTTTGAGACCTTTCTATtcacacatttattcattttcaaataacaGTACAGTTATGTATGGCAAGAATCACATAGAAAATATttgtggtaacactttctatgaagccgtatttatagtaaattataaaggtattcttaaggcattaaaaaaaacattaaaatatgttatatcaactcatgagTAATCACAATGACacatataatacatcataatacttcCGTATTTGTGGTTATATGTTTAAGAGTATTATTATTTCTAACAcacgttccatgaagatattttgtacatttcctactgtaaatatatccaaacttgatttttaattagtaatatgcattgcttaagacttcatttggacaactttaaaggtgattttctctttatttagatttttttgcaccctcagattccagattttcaagtagttgtaatcctaacaaaccatccgtcaatggaaagcttatttattcaggtttcagataatacaaaaatctattttaagacttgttttgttgtccagggttaCAATTGTTCTATAACACAATTATTGTACAATGCAACATCCATTGGACCACTCCAGAAGGAGTGTAAATCAAGAGTTTCTCTAGCTAGAGGCACCTACTGAATCAGAGGCATTTATGACTGGCAAGACTTCCACAAACCCTGTAATCACAGTCTTAGTTGTGTATGCATCACATTACGCTGCAGGGAGATTTCCGCTGAAGCCTCAAGtgagctgcaggtgtgtgtgtgtgtgtgtgttcacccggtgtgtgtgtgtgatcttcaGGAGCCCAGCAGCAAGCGTGTGAAGCCTCTGTCTCGAGTCACGTCTCTGGCCAGTCTCATCGCTCCAGTCCAAGCTGCTCCGCTCAAACGCATCGGACAGACGCTGCAGGTACAGGCCCGACCGCAGGATCTGTTAAATACAGCTTTGATACTGTTCAGATTTCAACTTGatctagttttagtttttaggCACAGCTAAGAGAGCTTATTAACCCTGTGAAGCCTGTCATATGATGTGAGTTGACCGAACTGTTTTCTCCTCAGCGCTCCATCAGCTTCCGCAGCGTCTGCAAGCCGGAGATCATGTCACCGCGTCCGTGGAGCAGGCAGATCGCACCGGCCAACACCAAACGCAGAGACAGCAAGCTGTGGAGCGAGACCTTCGACCTGGGCCTGGGACACATGCTGTCCTCCGAAGAGATCAAGAGACAAGAGGTGACTTCCCCTGATACTGATCAGTGGGCCTTGAATCTCGTGGTCAGGCCAGTCTCATCTAAAATCTGTGTTTATCTTTGGGGGCGTAATTTATCCCATGCACCACAATTAGGTTagaatatcatatcatatacttTTGACTTGGACAGAGTAATGCATTCATAAACTATAAACTTATTGATGAGTAAATGCATCCTATGTGATTTATTTAAAtcttctctttctttcctgtCATCTGTTCGTCAGGCCATCTTTGAGCTGTCTCAAGGAGAACAGGACCTGATTGAGGACTTGAAGCTGGCTAAGAAGGTACCCTGTTCTTTCCATCACATCACACAGCATGAAAACCTTCGAGTCCTGGTTTTAGCACGGCTAGTTGATCCACCAGgatgaatacattacatttagtcatttagcaaacacttttatccaaagcaacttacaaatcaTGACAATTGAagcaaacaaaatcaacaaacGATTTAATGATGTTCAGTTGTTTTGTTTCTATCTCTATTGTTAAAAGCGCAGTATAAAcagaggtgacttgacttgatacaCCAGTGCTAGAACAGGCCTACATTCTACATCCTGCTCTATTTCCTGTCATGTTCTCCAGTCAGATATGTATAGTTCTTCTTGAGAAGGTTTGTCTGATGTGTGATTTCATCTCAGGCGTATCGTGACCCCATGCTGAAGCTGTCCATCATGAGCGAACATGAACTCAATCAGATCTTTGGCACGCTGGACTCCCTCATTCCTCTGCATGAAGGTGAGCGTGAAGTCTGTGTCTTCTCATCTGTGTGACACACATCACACTACAAATATCTGTTCATCCACGACAGCATCAGATCAGGACACAAAGACATGGAGATTGTTCTGTAAGCCAGTCATGATACGGGTCGACTGCTTAAGCAAATGAAGATGGAAAACTGATTTTTAGTTTAAGGATGATAAGATGATTTTATTATGTGAGATGAGAGCACACAGGATCATAATAAACACATGCCAGAGCAGCTAAAACAAATCAGTGCCCTGTTGTTTCTTCACCACGAAGCAAAAAGTGTCTTTCCAAAACCTTCACCCTCTCTGTTCCTCAGTGGTGAAATGAGCCAGGCTGCTGAAACCATCACAACTTTAACCACGAGGGGTGTGTGATATAGGCTATACATCGTCTGCAATAATATCATAATAGTTGTTTAAAGATGTGCGATTTGACATTATTGAGTATTTATCAAAAACAGTCGCAGTGACTCACTTATTAaaagtgacttgctgccacctactggtggttttcacatttaattacacatttaaaggatctttttattatttatagaatttcaaatatctgttttcaatgttttaatgttatatatagttaaacaatatttttacatGTGTAACTGCAGCTTAAATCCACTCATGTCCTGCATTAAACCGTGTGTAAGTACATCTTAacgccacttcagatgcagcttctgcaTTTCCTACACATTGCAAAGATGAATTTAGTCAATACTAATTTAATTTACTTggtatttcttattatatttgaactcactgattaaatgtaagaattttgcTGAAAAAACAATGCatacttttagaaaaaaatgactttataaaggtaaaaatgccCATTAAAGGTGAACATCCATTTAAACTTACTGATAAAGATTCATGTCTATCAGTCTAAACTGACCACCACACAGAACATGAAGAATATCTCAAACTGTAAGACTCAGTTTAAGTTACTAGTACATTAACACACTCAAAATATCATCTAATTATCTTTATTGATAATATCTTAGATATTAGTATTATTTGtcaatattgcacacccctaCACCCCACAGCCCTAAACCAATGCTCTTGCATCTCATCTGTTCTAGCTTGTCTCCTGATCTAGCTGTCTAATAAATGTCCCATTATACTCTGCAGATATTATTGGCTCTGTGAATAATTGCTCATGCTCCTTTACTGTAGGTCACATCCGCCAAATACATAAATGTCTCCCTTCCCTGAATTACTAAAAACAGCATTTGgattgaaatatgaaataatttataatagACCAATCCTTTGTTGACATCAGTAGTGGAGTCACACATTGAAGTGAGCTGTTTCTCTGTGATCCTTTAGATCTGCTCAGTCGACTCAGAGAGGTCAGGAAGCCGGACGGCTCGACCGATCACGTGGGCCATATTCTAGTGGACTGGGTAAGATCCTCTCACTGCTGTGCTGTGTATTCATCTGAGTGAAGTACCCTCCATCTGATTCACAGAGATGTAACGATTTCAGATGCTGATATTAGGGTTGCACTTACATGTAAGGCCACCTAATAATAAGTGTGACCAACTTTGTTTCCTCTTAGAAATACGAATTAAGATAAACGATATCACTGAGCAGGACTGGACACTGATAGCATCTCTTTCTGGTTGTAGCTCCCTTGTCTTGAAACCTACAACAGTTACTGCAGTAACCAGGTGGCAGCCAAAGCCCTGCTGGACCATAAGAAGCAGGACCATCGGGTGCACGACTTCCTCCAGCGCTGTCTGGAGTCGCCCTTCAGCCGCAAACTGGACCTCTGGAGCTTCCTGGACATCCCCCGCAGTCGCCTGGTCAAGTACCCGCTGCTGCTGCGAGAGATCCTCAAACACACGCCGAGCGAGCACCCCGACCGCCAGCACCTGCATCACGCTGTGAGTCTCTGTCACCTTCACTAGACACACACTGCAACTCTGAATGAAAGAAAACATctcctcctgtgtgtgtgtgagcttatTTAACCGCTCGGTCTTCCATAGATGAACATGATCCAGAGCATCGTGGCAGATATTAACACTCAGACGGGCGAGTCGGAGTGCCGTTACTATAAAGAGCGCCTGCTGTATCTGGAGAGCGGTCAGAGAGATCTGCTGATCGACAGCTCACGCATCCTCAGCTGCCACGGACAGCTCAAGAACAACAGAGGAGTCGTAAGAGATTTCATATatcatgcataattacatgcgAGTAACCCTAAGACAaaacctaatcctaaccctagtCAAATACTGTGCTACTGATGGGTTTTGTGTTTCAGGCTCACACATTACTTTTGAAAGGAATAACTACTGTAGTACTGAACTCACAAAACTCAAAATCTGTAAATACATGACCTCATTATGATGCATAATTAATTCAGTGATGAGTGCGCAGTCatctctgaaataaaataagttaaaatcaGTGATATTGCAGGTGGTTTTACCCGTTCCAGTTAAACTGGGATTAAGTTGAAGATGAATCTCTCAGCTTAAGTCTCATTTGTCATAAACTGACAAGATTGAAAGGCTTTTTTGATGGCAaacctaaataataaaatatgttacgTTTCTATAATTTAAGCCTCCATGCTTCTTTTAATGCAAATGCTTCatagttcattaaaataaaacttaaagttttaattcattttgatcaGCATATGATATTTCTCAGAATCCATGGACAACTAAACATCAgtataaactttttaaaagcAACAGGTGAATTATTAATCTGTTCATTTAAACAAGTTTCCCAGTTGTATCACCAGaatttcaaatgtaaatgtaaaactataGGAACGAATATTCAGATGCAGTCAAACCAGTATTTTCTCTCATgctctctatttttattttaaaataaactagcTTTATGCAGTACTTGGTCTTCCCTGTCTAGAGAAGTCATTCTACTGCTATAGAGACAAATGAAGCAGCTAGAGAAGCTCACGTTAATGAACAAATGTGCATCAAGCGCTGTTAAAGACTGTCCTCAGTAATGAATCCCCTCTCTGTCTCTGCAGAAGCTGCATGTGTTCCTGTTTCAGGACGTGTTGGTGGTGACCCGGGCCGTCACGCAGAATGAGCAGCTGTGCTATCAGCTTCACCAGCAGCCCATCCCCGTCAGAGATCTGGAGTGGGAAGACCTGCAGGACGGAGAGATGCGCCTCGGAGGATCCATCAGAGGAGCCTTCAGCAACAGCGAGCGCAGTGAGTCACGAACTCAGCGGGTCTCACTCGGGCCAGAGTATTaaacggatagttcacccaaaaatgaacatttgatgtttatctgcttacccccagggcgtccaagatgtaggtgactttgtttcttcagtagaacacaaacagagacttttaactcaaacactGTTATAaagtaagtggatgggaatctcggctaaaacatacagtaaaacaataaaaacatacacaaacaaaaccaaattaaactctGCGGCTCTTGACGTTACAAGACAAAAGTGATCAGTCTCTGTGCAGgaaatttaacagtatttgtaTAGGGGTTATTCTACCTCTGATTGATGCGATGTCCGAACTGTTTGAAGTCTTGTGAACGCGCTTCACCGCCGCAGGCGTgaggtgtcttcttcttcttgctttatggcggatcacagacttatactaagtgcattactgccacctgtCTCTCAAATCAAATAGTCAATGTCAACGTGCATAGGAGGACACGCTCAGGAcagttctaacagttcggacattgtgtgaatcagagggaaaaaacaatataaatactgttcagtttcttgcacagactgatcgttttgtgtctttactcaTCAATGAATCATCACAAGCCACagggtttcatttggttttgtttgtgtatgtttttttgtttgttttactgccTGGTTTAGcagtgattcccatccacttacattataagactgataaacttggtttgtgttctactgaagaaacaaagtcacctacatctctgATGCCCTGGAGGCAAGCAGATAAatgaaatttttcatttttggatgaactatacctttaacacACTTTATTCTTTATGCATGAAAATATAGCTGCCTTTATATTTTAGGAAGAGGGCCATTGTAAGGGGATCATCTTACACTACCAGGTCAAAACTTTGGTCGTTTATTTTGATCAGTCATCAAAAAGGGATAAAAAttcagtaaaatattaatattttgaaattgtattactgtttttttaattatattttaaaatgtaatttatttctgtgatgacaagTCTGAGTTGTCTCACATATGATTGGCCGATTtgttgattattaattaattattattgttgccCAATTATTAATAGTGGTTCTTGTTATTATCAGGGCTGGAAACCATCTTTGCTACAAACCATTTTTGTGGTAACCAGAAACCATGATTCATGATTATCTGAATAAAAAGAACAGCACAAATTTGATATAGAAATCTGTTTTTTAAAAGTCTATACTGTCAATTTAAAGCATActtactgaaaaaaatgatttgattgatGAAATTCTACTTAAACTACTCAActagtcaagtcaccattatttatatagtgctttttacaatgcaAATTATGTCAAAGCAGCTATACAAAATGAATGTTAAATCTAGGCTGCAGcagagtcagattgtgcagaggattCATCTGGTTCCCATGGTCTTGTCCCAAAGGCCGTCTTTTGTATGTGGTAAGAAACATACAAaagaatataaagaatatatattttaatcaaaaacattttaaaaacaaaattgtaattattccaaacttgtgACCAGTAGTGTATCTGGAGTCCCTGGCATCATAAATCCCCGTCTTAATCTGTATGCTGTGAATACTTTGCACAGGTCAGAACTACAGGTGCCTAAAGAGCTGCTGTGAACATGTCAATCTCTGTTTATCTTCCTCCAGCCAAGAACTTTTTCCGGGTGTCTTTTCGCAGCGGAGGACAGCTGCAGATGCACTGCTTCCAGGCCAGCGACGCCTTCAATAAACAGCAGTGGCTCAACTGCATTCGGCAGGCCAAAGAAGCTGTGTGCTCTGCAGAGTGTGAACCACAGACAGCAGCTCGGTGCTCAGACTGCAGCGCTGAGTGCTCACAGATGGACCTGACAGACCTGACCCTCACGCCTGTGGAGACATGAGACACCCTGACCAGGACTGTGTTGCAGAACATGAAGCACTTCTCTGAGACTGACTTCTGTGTTATTCTGTGCCTTGCTTTCTCTGCGCTGTTGTTTGTGGCAGTCGTTCAGAAACTGAGCGTCTGGGTCCAGCGTTTCACTTTAATCTCGCTGTCTGCAACTGAAATGCACTACTGTCTGCGCAAGAAAACTGAGGCTGAAAAATCGTTCAGGTGTTTCACGTTCATTCTGTAATCACTAATAAATATGACCAGTCGAATGTTTTCATGAGTAAAGGGTGATCAAAGTATTTCTGAAAAAGAAATTTAgcactgtcaaacgattaatcatgattaatcatattcaaaataagtttttgtttatataatatatgtgtgtactgtgtatattaattatatttatataaacacacacacatactgtacatatattttgtgtataaatgtatatagatatatttaatgtataaacataacatatgtgaccctggaacacaaaaacagtcataagcagcatatttgattgatttttcttttatgccaaaaatcattaggatattaaagtaaattaataatcatgttctattaatatatttttttacatttcctactgtaaatacatccagacttaatttttgattagtaatatgcattgctaaaaattcatctggataactttaaaggtaattttttcaatatttagatattttttacatCTTCCGATTCCAATTTTTTTGCATTCTCAGATTCCATTTTTTGGATTCTCAGATTCCATTTTTTTGCATTCTCAGATTCCATTTTTTGCATTCTCAGATTCCATTTTTTTGCATTCTCAGATTCCATTTTTTTGCATTCTCAGATTCCATTTTTTTGCATTCTCAGATTCCATTTTTTGGATTCTCAGATTCCATTTTTTTGCATTCTCAGATTCCATTTTTTGCATTCTCAGATTCCATTTTTTTGCATTCTCAGATTCCATTTTTTTGCATTCTCAGATtccattttttttgcattctcagattccatttttttgcattctcagattccattttttttttgcattcgcagattccattttttttgcattcttagattccattttttttgcattctcagaTTCCAATTTTTTTGCATCCTCGGATTCCGATTttaatattgaataaatattgtccggtcctaacaaaccatacatcaatgaaaaagcttatttattcaactttcagattATGTCAAACCTATGCATATAATAAATAtgtgaattaataaatgtataaaatgtatgtataaaacaataaatgtatacatttagaaaaatgtacacttatgactggttttgtgctccagggtcacatatatgtcttaaataaatacatgcatgtgtttgtatttatatgtacataataactaaacacacatacagtatattatataaacaaaaacttatattttggatgtgattaatcgtttgacagcatatTCACAGTCGATGTCAGAACCAGATCTAATGATGAATATTAAAActatttcagaatctgtgaaGCACTTTGAAAGGAGCTCAGTTCTGGAGGATTAACATTGTGCCGCAAATATCAGTTTTATACATGCATTCTTCTGCAGCAGTTTGTTGGAAAACACTGTAGCTAAACAGAAAGTCTCTTGTGCCGTGCAGATCAGCGCAATCTGTGTCATAGTGTTTCTGTGTTCGCCGAAACCCATAACTTGTGCTGTGAAGAGAACAATCTGTGCCAAAACGTGTCTGGTGGTCTTCAGTATTGCTGGATGTGCAGCCTTCAGTTTATAAAAgtcttttattctgttttctttgtttgttttttctcttgaaagtattttattgaaatgtatgATACAAGATGTTTATTTATAGTTTGGTTGCTGTTGGATTAAAAGGAGATGAGAAAAGAAAGCACACCGGGTCCTATGGGAGAGTTTGGAGGTAAACTGAGGGGGAAATGCATGTTTAATACATGAGAGAGACTGACTGATGGACAGTGTGTAACAATACGTCTTTATAGaatcaaataaagatttaaaaaaccTTAAATGTGTTATCCTTTACATAATGTTTGTTATGAATTATGTAATGTTATAAATGATGAGCAATGTAGTTATTTGAGGGGATAGTAATGTACACTAATGTACAGTTTAGGAAATGTTTTGATGCAATGGTGTGAAGTTTAAGTTCAGCTTTGAATGTTTACCATCTTTACACAGTGGAAAACAACGTCCAGGGACGACTGAGTCCCTCTAGTGCAGTGAATCACATCTTCATAATGAGGACCACAGGGGCCAGATGTTAAAAACACATTCAGCTCTATACCTGACAGTCAATGTACTGCCTTTCAAAGTAGACTATTACTTCAATGTTTTCATGCTTTTCTTACACATTTGACTGcgttacactactgtttaaacgATTGGAGTCTGTAATTTATAAGTATCTTATATTATTATAAgtatcttatgcttaccaaggcttcgttttttaaataaactttacagtaaaactgaaataatattgcaatttataatagctgtttaatatttgaatatattttaaaatcagtgCTGTAATCAAATCAAAACTCACTGTTAATCGCGTCCAAAactaaagtttttatttacattatatgtatgagtactgtgtatatttattatgtatatactgtataagttctatatattatattcttcgaaaatatttacacaaatatatatatatgtgtgtgtgtgtgtgtgtgtgtgtgtgtgtgtgtgtgtgtgtgtgtgtaaaaataaaaacaattgtaaatatatccattaatatgtgtgtgtatttatatataaataataaataatacacagtacacaaacataaattatgtaaacaaaaactttaatttgaatgcaattaatcatttgacagcactaattaaaatgtaatttattcctgtgataaaatctaacctttcagcatcattactccactcttcagagtcacatgatcttcatgatttactgctcaagaaacatttctgattattaccattcttattattattttgattcttatccctttaatgcattcttgctgaatagaagtacaTTTCAATTAAAGTACAATG is from Carassius gibelio isolate Cgi1373 ecotype wild population from Czech Republic chromosome B22, carGib1.2-hapl.c, whole genome shotgun sequence and encodes:
- the arhgef3 gene encoding rho guanine nucleotide exchange factor 3 isoform X1; its protein translation is MQTRAGGDERSGPMLQRKESFSLLSSSEKWLFNGKKRKQRKRDVDSLSLCSLDINEPSSKRVKPLSRVTSLASLIAPVQAAPLKRIGQTLQRSISFRSVCKPEIMSPRPWSRQIAPANTKRRDSKLWSETFDLGLGHMLSSEEIKRQEAIFELSQGEQDLIEDLKLAKKAYRDPMLKLSIMSEHELNQIFGTLDSLIPLHEDLLSRLREVRKPDGSTDHVGHILVDWLPCLETYNSYCSNQVAAKALLDHKKQDHRVHDFLQRCLESPFSRKLDLWSFLDIPRSRLVKYPLLLREILKHTPSEHPDRQHLHHAMNMIQSIVADINTQTGESECRYYKERLLYLESGQRDLLIDSSRILSCHGQLKNNRGVKLHVFLFQDVLVVTRAVTQNEQLCYQLHQQPIPVRDLEWEDLQDGEMRLGGSIRGAFSNSERTKNFFRVSFRSGGQLQMHCFQASDAFNKQQWLNCIRQAKEAVCSAECEPQTAARCSDCSAECSQMDLTDLTLTPVET
- the arhgef3 gene encoding rho guanine nucleotide exchange factor 3 isoform X2, which encodes MQTRAGGDERSGPMLQRKESFSLLSSSEKWLFNGKRKQRKRDVDSLSLCSLDINEPSSKRVKPLSRVTSLASLIAPVQAAPLKRIGQTLQRSISFRSVCKPEIMSPRPWSRQIAPANTKRRDSKLWSETFDLGLGHMLSSEEIKRQEAIFELSQGEQDLIEDLKLAKKAYRDPMLKLSIMSEHELNQIFGTLDSLIPLHEDLLSRLREVRKPDGSTDHVGHILVDWLPCLETYNSYCSNQVAAKALLDHKKQDHRVHDFLQRCLESPFSRKLDLWSFLDIPRSRLVKYPLLLREILKHTPSEHPDRQHLHHAMNMIQSIVADINTQTGESECRYYKERLLYLESGQRDLLIDSSRILSCHGQLKNNRGVKLHVFLFQDVLVVTRAVTQNEQLCYQLHQQPIPVRDLEWEDLQDGEMRLGGSIRGAFSNSERTKNFFRVSFRSGGQLQMHCFQASDAFNKQQWLNCIRQAKEAVCSAECEPQTAARCSDCSAECSQMDLTDLTLTPVET
- the arhgef3 gene encoding rho guanine nucleotide exchange factor 3 isoform X3: MMGCCLFIHQKKKRKQRKRDVDSLSLCSLDINEPSSKRVKPLSRVTSLASLIAPVQAAPLKRIGQTLQRSISFRSVCKPEIMSPRPWSRQIAPANTKRRDSKLWSETFDLGLGHMLSSEEIKRQEAIFELSQGEQDLIEDLKLAKKAYRDPMLKLSIMSEHELNQIFGTLDSLIPLHEDLLSRLREVRKPDGSTDHVGHILVDWLPCLETYNSYCSNQVAAKALLDHKKQDHRVHDFLQRCLESPFSRKLDLWSFLDIPRSRLVKYPLLLREILKHTPSEHPDRQHLHHAMNMIQSIVADINTQTGESECRYYKERLLYLESGQRDLLIDSSRILSCHGQLKNNRGVKLHVFLFQDVLVVTRAVTQNEQLCYQLHQQPIPVRDLEWEDLQDGEMRLGGSIRGAFSNSERTKNFFRVSFRSGGQLQMHCFQASDAFNKQQWLNCIRQAKEAVCSAECEPQTAARCSDCSAECSQMDLTDLTLTPVET
- the arhgef3 gene encoding rho guanine nucleotide exchange factor 3 isoform X4 — its product is MVAKDYPVYLLIRRASGRGDEPQEPSSKRVKPLSRVTSLASLIAPVQAAPLKRIGQTLQRSISFRSVCKPEIMSPRPWSRQIAPANTKRRDSKLWSETFDLGLGHMLSSEEIKRQEAIFELSQGEQDLIEDLKLAKKAYRDPMLKLSIMSEHELNQIFGTLDSLIPLHEDLLSRLREVRKPDGSTDHVGHILVDWLPCLETYNSYCSNQVAAKALLDHKKQDHRVHDFLQRCLESPFSRKLDLWSFLDIPRSRLVKYPLLLREILKHTPSEHPDRQHLHHAMNMIQSIVADINTQTGESECRYYKERLLYLESGQRDLLIDSSRILSCHGQLKNNRGVKLHVFLFQDVLVVTRAVTQNEQLCYQLHQQPIPVRDLEWEDLQDGEMRLGGSIRGAFSNSERTKNFFRVSFRSGGQLQMHCFQASDAFNKQQWLNCIRQAKEAVCSAECEPQTAARCSDCSAECSQMDLTDLTLTPVET